A segment of the Buchnera aphidicola (Cinara curtihirsuta) genome:
AGGTTATGCACAGGTTATGCACAGGTTATGCACAGGTTATGCACAGGTTATGCACAGGTTATGCACAGGTTATGCACAGGTTATGCACAGGTTATGCACAGGTTATGCACAGGTTATGCACAGGTTATGCATAATATAACAAATTTAATATTTTCGATATTTTTATAAAAAAATTATTGTTTTATTTAATATATATATATTTTTTTAGAAAAAATTAAATTCATATAATTTACATTTTTTTTACATATTTTTTTTTGATTAATTTATTTTTTCATACGTAACCAAAGTAATGTCTGGTATAGTAGTGTTGATCCCATAGGGGTTAAAATAGATTCTGGATGAAATTGGAATCCGCATGTGCGATCACGATTGTTTTTAACAGCCATAACCGCTGTATAATGATATGCATTAACATTTAAAGAGGACGGAATAGAAGTACACAGTAATGAGTGGTATCGTGCTACTAATAGAGGATTAGGAAGATTAAAAAACATATCTTTTTGATCGTGTGAAATAGAAGATGTTTTACCATGCATAGGTTCTGATGCTAAATCAATAGTACCACCATATGATTGAACGATAGCTTGATGACCTAAGCAAATACCTAATATTGGAATTTTTCCTTTTATTAAATCAATTAATTCTAACATGCATCCAGAATTTTTAGGTAAACCGGGACCTGGAGAGAGAACAACAACCGGATTCTGCATACGTTCTATAGCAGATATTAGAATAGATAAAGGGGTGTAATTTCTATATATTGAAACTATTTGTTTGTATGATCGTAATGAATCTACTAAATTATAGGTAAATG
Coding sequences within it:
- a CDS encoding aminodeoxychorismate/anthranilate synthase component II, which translates into the protein MSNILLLDNLDSFTYNLVDSLRSYKQIVSIYRNYTPLSILISAIERMQNPVVVLSPGPGLPKNSGCMLELIDLIKGKIPILGICLGHQAIVQSYGGTIDLASEPMHGKTSSISHDQKDMFFNLPNPLLVARYHSLLCTSIPSSLNVNAYHYTAVMAVKNNRDRTCGFQFHPESILTPMGSTLLYQTLLWLRMKK